Below is a window of Ischnura elegans chromosome 1, ioIscEleg1.1, whole genome shotgun sequence DNA.
attctattgcaatactcctgcgagagcatttaaacaaaattgttcgtgagtaggacaagcatcgcagagcaacggcgtatgcgaagagaggatcggaactctttctactccctcttataccgCTGTTAcggccgcagttatcaaaatttcctctctcaatattaattgaaagaggaaattttcctttcctttcctctttcaattaatattgaaagaggaaagttcgataactgtcgaaattcccggcgcacgtctgcaacaccgcgcggtagtataaaaaaaaatgccgtaaaattttttttctttatagctctgatgctcaaaataggggtgcgcctcttacacgtgtgcgcctcttacacaagcttatacggtaaatgATTTAGCTTTTTCTCTCAGAAATATTCCTGGTTCCAAAGTCATATGCTgataacgaaaatattttactttctgcTCCAACCCAAAACGACATTATTAAGGGCTCTAAAACTgcaaatgaaagatttttaagcTGGTGTGCTGTACTGATAATGAATAGAATTCCAACACATAAAAATCACATATCGTTAAATTTTGTGGTAACAGCAATGTTCTTGATAGCATCTTAATTAGATTTAATAAAAAGTCCTTTGAGAATGTGCCCCATAATAGATTCCTTGGTACACACatatgtagtaatatgtccttTGAGATGAATATTGAGATCCTAGCCAATAAACTAAGCTCAAACTGCTATCTCTTATGACACCTCAGGAACTCTGAAGGCATAAATATTCTACTTACATTTAACTATGGTATTTTCTATTCACGCatgtcatacaatataatttttagggGCTCATCCCCTCATGCCTCCACTTTGcaaaaacgtgcaattagaatcattgcaacaaaaccttttgatgatgctccctccaagcctatttttCAAGCATCGAACATTCTCCCACCgccgtgtgtatatttattataaagtttaatttttttacatcataatcTTGATATGTTTATATTAATttgtgatgttcacaaatatgaaactagAAATAGTAATAACCTACATTATCATTCAATTAGGATTAACAGATCAAAGTTGGGCCCATGCAAGTTGGGCCTCAGAATATCTTTAgacgaaataaattattattatcattattgttggTAGATTTGTAAACACCATTTACCACCAAAATAGCTCAGTGTAAACATCCAAAATAGTGCAAATGCACAATTACATGCCCAGAATATggccttttctaatttcgttgcATCAATCTGAGCATTTGTAAGGCCACATAGTTGCACAGGTGAATGCATTGCATAAGCATGGCTTAATAGCATTCTGAATCATACTTAGGTGAGCTGAacaaattgaaaatgttgctaagtACCAAACAACCACACGAGTAACTCAAACTTTGAATCCTTAgcataaaataaactttatttaaaatcactcCTCCAACTCTCAATTGTGCTAAAGGTTATTAATATATGATTACATTGTCAGCATAGGACCATCATGACCAGATATGCAAACTGGTGACTTCCTCGTAACCAACCTCTTTGATCCACACAACAGGCGATTTCATTTCACGTTTGATGAGCCAGTTAACATTAAAATGCATACAAAAATTTACATCACACTCATTCAAATGTACATACTGCATATTTCTTCCGAATATTTCTTCACctacgaaatattttaatgtatttcattcaGGCATCATCTTCACTtggtgaacttcataataacttTCCACTTTCCGCCCGCAATTGATAGGGGAGTACTCATAGAGTGCACACCTTCAGAGAGATCATATTAAAACTGTAACATGGTTCTTTTAGGGCTGGGCACTTCATTGAATGCAGGTATGCATTTGAGTGGTGACCGTTTACTGGGACTCCTGTAAGGTGCCAAGTAGCACTCGCGACACACAGACATGTACTTCTCAGCTCCCCCGATCACCTCCAGCTGCAAACAAACAGACAATTAGTGCCACTCCCTTCCCACAAGATTTTTGAGAGAAGCTCATGCCAACCTACCTCTCCACAATAATTGccacagaaaaaaattccccCAACACAAACATTGAGGAAACAGTTCATACATAGAAATATATCACGACCTACCTCTTGTTCACACCCAATCCTCTTTGTGTACGAAGCGCTCTTGAAACAAAGCATGCAGACAGCATTCAGTTTAACCACACTCTCAGCCAGAGGAACCAACTTGAGAATGTCTCCAAAGCCTTCTCTACGATACGTCCCATCTAGTGCTGCAACCATAACTATTTTACCCAAATTGGCCATTTTCTCACAGAAGGGTACCACATCAGCAAACTGGAAATAGAAAATACATCGTCAGCAAATTAACAAAATGTGTACTATGCTATCAATAGTTATCTGCTTCTCAGTTTTAATTCAAAGGTTTCACTAACCTACTCGAgacaaaatgatgaaattttaaatttggacATAGGTAACCCAAAAGATCATTCCtggatagaaaataaatatcgACACCAAAATAACCCCTTCATGTGTAGTCCTGGACACAAAATCTTTCCACCCTTGACTAAAAAAGGCTCAAATTGATGCGAAAAACACTCAAGTTGGAAGGGAGGCTTTTTCTTTGGTGTGGTCGAAAAAGAGTATTTAGCTCTAGATAAAAagttgagctctacggcctcaaggtcaaatggggaaagaaacactccaatggccgtaacaagggacctcgttaCAGGTATAAacaaacactgtgtggtatgctggaacgggaaaattcgcagcagtgaccaaccccagcctatcaaccggaaacccttcactaacacacgatcaacagtgtagaaaccttcgtGAGGGTTTTGTGGGACCTCGCTATggctgctcacgttgaaaccaatcactcgcttaactatgaaggaaccttcgcgagggttttggggggcctcgctaaggttgctcaagttaagaaacacacacacacacaatcacacaagcaacacttactccgtgggtatATACTCCGGGAAAATATGCTCAaaaactgagcgatggaactgccacctggacgggaaaagcgtaccggtttcggaatccaagattcccttctcaacgcaactgaggttaaagcttcacttcaacaaggttgagtgatgaaaaaacaatagacaccgctgaaatatatGTAGAGGAGAGTGAAGGGGAGGGGAATGGTTGTGGTGTagagggtggaagaggagagggggagaaattgtggttggacgtaaggtatggggggggggggggggggggcggaatagGAGGGGAAGAGTTAACGGACGGAGGTAAAGAAGGGGGGGGGAAAGGGACGGTTTAACTTGGACTGAGGGTGGGGGAACGTGACATAAGGATGACCGTTACGGAGTGGAAAATAACTGTGGGCGTAACGTTCTCAGTGCAAAAGAGAAAATAGAGAAGTATATGGGATGGGACCTTCATCACTATTAAGgagtttccctttgtttttataaatgttaatGCTTAGTTCAGCGTATTATTAGTATTTAGCTCATCCAGGTAGGAAATTCGGCCAGCAAAGTGAATTTTATGATATGGTGCACACAAGTCTTAGCTTCTACGCGAGCGTGGGTTCGTCACTGAGCTGAGATACAAAGTGCTCTGGAGTCGTCATATCCTCTGCAGTAAGTATCTTGGGCTGAACTGATATTTCGGACATCtcagaaaacaaatgaaaatccatttttctcCAGCCAATAGACATGTTGTATTTAATACTATGAAATGACCTTGTGATTGTGGTTAGGTACTCAAAAATGACGCCAACTgtgtttatattaatttaatccattatttttcataatgttctAATTGCACACAAgttcaatttatttacttaacaGTGCCCTACCCCCTACCCTGACCTAGACCATTGTgcctgtcatcagacaactctcggcggctggactgtaggtttatcaacttggGAACAAGGTCTTGAGATGCATTtagttcgtatatcggacttactgtCTTCGGGAAGATACCAACCCTTGATTGTGTCCTGctgcattcttctgttgagataCTGAAACTTCTGTTGTGAAGTTTTTTATCAATActaaatggagaaagttaacttgtattgacatgcatcctgtattttgatgtgttttatatagcagcaatcaagttttccccagcaatgatgggtaagtgctatgaattccttaaaatattctatttcaaaaatacatttttcttatcgggagaaaaaacaacctgcacatgaaaaatatttcatttgaacgtattatgtactatattcatgttgtaaatatttgcttagatatagaaaacagttaacacaagcatttcatcacacttgaaggaggacccaacactgactaccagagtcgtgaaaagggaattttttttgcataaattttttttaaacaacaaagcaagcaaaaagccatgaattttatttttacaggtggtgggtcatacctaagggatatcagaaaaattaatttagcttgattcagatattgcctcaggtcaaaatttgatgttttatagaaccatgtttttaacgcaaaattttctaaaatcttatgaaacatatgagtttagagaatttccaatattccttaggatattttcaaTTAggttttggaatcctcatgacttctatagttaacctgcaaattttcataagaatcggatgaaaactatggctgagacaaattattttcctctggaggtacaagtgcctctggagacagcattcattgaaaaactgcagtttcacccaaacttcaaatggtcgtgaaaaaaaactattagagatagc
It encodes the following:
- the LOC124173564 gene encoding thymidine kinase, cytosolic-like isoform X2, which produces MFLQWESQVLLKLMVIFGPMFSGKTTELIRRLKRYQIARRKCLVVKYARDDRYHSTCVATHDKDVLPAVCSVSLQPLSEEAMKFDVIGIDEGQFFADVVPFCEKMANLGKIVMVAALDGTYRREGFGDILKLVPLAESVVKLNAVCMLCFKSASYTKRIGCEQELEVIGGAEKYMSVCRECYLAPYRSPSKRSPLKCIPAFNEVPSPKRTMLQF
- the LOC124173564 gene encoding thymidine kinase, cytosolic-like isoform X3 encodes the protein MLTINKKTNSGGNHSDWTSQMSSTRVRFAANPRTVATARLLGVSQSEVFPYSAEMTSIHGTQPLGVGLGQIQFADVVPFCEKMANLGKIVMVAALDGTYRREGFGDILKLVPLAESVVKLNAVCMLCFKSASYTKRIGCEQELEVIGGAEKYMSVCRECYLAPYRSPSKRSPLKCIPAFNEVPSPKRTMLQF